A part of Bacteroidota bacterium genomic DNA contains:
- a CDS encoding antibiotic biosynthesis monooxygenase yields the protein RLEMHRQADMPNVCYTISRWNSEDDLQNYRSSELFSTTWAKTKVLFAAKPQAWTLNGVFDSGS from the coding sequence CCGCCTCGAAATGCACCGGCAGGCCGATATGCCCAATGTGTGCTACACCATAAGCCGCTGGAATTCGGAAGACGATTTACAAAATTATCGCAGCAGCGAGTTATTCAGCACCACCTGGGCCAAAACCAAAGTGCTGTTTGCAGCCAAACCGCAGGCATGGACGTTGAACGGCGTGTTTGACAGCGGCAGTTAA